A genomic window from Pantoea alhagi includes:
- a CDS encoding efflux RND transporter periplasmic adaptor subunit produces the protein MALSRTLFSRKGFLLLLFIIIAVVIAWVLLHQRQEPAEFLTATAEQRPLQQAVLADGTLTASKLVSVGAQASGQIKQLRVELGDQVKQGQLVAEIDSMTQQNALQNAQAALKNIEAQRAAKQAQLSNYRATFARQQAMLARNLTAKAEYDDAQAMLIATEAEIRALDAQIVQAQIEVNTAQVNLGYTRIVSPMDGTVVSVPVEEGQTVNAVQSAPTLIKVANLDTMTVKAQISEADVIKVEPGMKVWFTILGEPHKRYEGTLRAIEPAPDSINNDSSSSSLTSSSSSSSDKTAIYYYGLFDVPNPQHRLRISMSAEVHIVLGERKNAVVIPATALDNLDGKTSVQVLDASQQVTRRQVEVGLNDNVEAEIVSGLKPGEKVVLGQRSAADAPAGGMRPR, from the coding sequence ATGGCATTAAGTCGCACCCTGTTCAGCCGTAAAGGATTTTTACTGCTGCTGTTTATCATCATTGCTGTTGTTATCGCCTGGGTGCTACTGCATCAACGCCAGGAACCCGCAGAATTTTTGACCGCTACGGCGGAACAGCGCCCGCTGCAACAGGCGGTGCTGGCAGACGGCACGCTCACCGCCAGCAAACTGGTTAGCGTCGGCGCGCAGGCTTCAGGTCAGATCAAACAGTTGCGGGTTGAATTAGGCGATCAGGTCAAACAGGGGCAGCTGGTGGCGGAAATTGACAGTATGACGCAGCAAAACGCCCTACAAAACGCGCAGGCGGCCTTAAAAAATATTGAAGCACAGCGGGCAGCTAAGCAGGCGCAGCTCAGCAACTATCGGGCAACCTTTGCCCGTCAGCAGGCGATGCTGGCCAGAAACCTTACGGCGAAAGCGGAGTATGACGATGCGCAGGCCATGCTGATCGCTACCGAAGCGGAGATCCGCGCGCTGGATGCACAGATCGTCCAGGCGCAAATTGAAGTGAATACCGCCCAGGTGAACCTTGGCTATACCCGTATCGTGTCACCGATGGACGGCACGGTTGTTTCGGTACCGGTTGAGGAGGGGCAAACGGTTAACGCCGTACAAAGCGCGCCAACGCTAATCAAAGTCGCCAACCTCGACACCATGACGGTAAAGGCGCAGATTTCTGAAGCGGACGTTATCAAGGTGGAACCGGGCATGAAAGTCTGGTTTACCATTCTCGGCGAGCCGCATAAACGCTATGAGGGCACACTGCGCGCCATCGAACCGGCACCGGACTCGATTAATAACGACAGCTCCAGCAGTAGCCTGACCAGCTCTTCCAGTAGCTCCAGCGATAAAACCGCCATCTATTATTATGGCCTGTTCGACGTGCCCAATCCGCAGCATCGCCTGCGCATCTCTATGTCGGCGGAGGTGCATATTGTGCTGGGTGAGCGCAAAAATGCCGTGGTGATCCCCGCAACCGCGCTGGATAACCTTGACGGTAAAACATCCGTACAGGTGCTGGATGCCAGTCAGCAGGTCACGCGCCGTCAGGTTGAGGTAGGGCTGAATGATAATGTCGAAGCGGAAATCGTTTCCGGCCTGAAGCCTGGCGAGAAAGTAGTGCTGGGCCAGCGCAGCGCAGCTGACGCGCCCGCTGGCGGCATGAGGCCACGATAA
- a CDS encoding response regulator transcription factor yields MKILLVDDDLELGTMLSEYLMGEGFDASLVLTGQAGINSALSGDFQAMILDIMLPDMSGIDVLRQVRQSSRIPVIMLTAKGDNIDRVIGLEMGADDYVPKPCYPRELVARLRAVLRRFDELPAQQEKKEVVRWGDLTLNPATRISEWKNKPFDLTASEFNLLDLLLRSPDRVVTKDELSEKGLGRPREAYDRSVDVHISNIRQKLSSLAGEAINIETVRSIGYRIR; encoded by the coding sequence ATGAAAATTCTGTTAGTTGACGATGACCTGGAACTGGGCACGATGCTCAGTGAATATTTAATGGGCGAGGGCTTTGACGCCTCGCTGGTGCTTACCGGTCAGGCCGGGATTAATAGCGCGCTGTCCGGTGACTTTCAGGCGATGATATTAGATATCATGCTGCCGGATATGAGTGGTATTGACGTGCTGCGTCAGGTACGGCAAAGCAGCCGTATCCCGGTGATTATGCTAACGGCAAAAGGGGATAATATCGATCGGGTTATCGGGCTTGAAATGGGCGCTGATGACTATGTCCCCAAACCCTGTTATCCCCGTGAGCTGGTGGCACGCCTGCGGGCCGTGCTGCGTCGTTTTGATGAGCTGCCTGCCCAGCAGGAGAAAAAAGAGGTGGTACGCTGGGGCGATCTGACGCTTAATCCAGCTACACGTATCAGCGAATGGAAAAACAAGCCTTTCGACCTGACCGCTTCTGAATTCAATCTGCTTGATTTGCTGCTGCGATCGCCCGATCGGGTAGTGACAAAAGATGAATTGTCGGAGAAAGGGCTGGGGCGTCCACGCGAAGCCTACGATCGCAGCGTGGATGTGCATATCAGCAATATCCGGCAAAAACTATCCAGCCTGGCTGGCGAGGCGATCAATATTGAAACCGTACGCAGCATCGGTTATCGCATTCGATGA
- a CDS encoding ATP-binding protein, which yields MRSRFRGRLFWKILFGFLLVFFLISQLLWLGFTLYGKHREPPEHIATRRIVNLQMASAVSVLQHGGLPALDNMMSDWSPGDRRFFSVTLMPTPPQEISRHQLNLSLPGSGFPDQVIEWVTGADGQQYQLRYDVKGLREDSEMGRPPRKILNIPEPVFWFAGVMGLLFSSLLAWNLTRPMRQLRLGFTRVSNGDLSVRLYPQMRRRHDEFSVVARDFDAMVERLAVLVKAREELLHDISHELRSPLARLQLATGLARQTPESVNASLDRIDEEARRLDKMIGELLTLSRAENEKMPDEQYFDLHGLLEMVVNDARYEAQLPGVNITLEVGENVDYTVKGNAELIRRAVENVVRNALRYSVRGQVVRVSLRPDGHWLSICVSDSGPGVDADKLSSIFDPFVRVNSPMQGKGYGLGLSIVRKVVLAHHGEVQALNGRNGGLEMIIRLPHWEN from the coding sequence ATGAGGAGCCGTTTTCGTGGTCGCCTGTTCTGGAAAATCCTGTTTGGTTTCCTGCTGGTGTTTTTTCTGATTAGCCAACTGCTGTGGCTGGGGTTCACCCTGTATGGCAAGCATCGCGAGCCGCCAGAACATATAGCCACGCGGCGTATTGTTAATCTTCAGATGGCTTCAGCCGTTTCGGTATTGCAGCACGGCGGTCTGCCAGCGCTGGATAATATGATGTCGGACTGGTCGCCCGGCGATCGTCGTTTTTTTTCTGTCACGCTTATGCCGACGCCACCGCAGGAGATTTCGCGTCATCAGCTCAATCTTTCACTGCCGGGTAGCGGCTTCCCCGATCAGGTTATTGAGTGGGTGACCGGCGCAGATGGTCAGCAGTACCAGCTACGTTATGACGTAAAAGGGCTGCGAGAAGACAGCGAGATGGGCAGACCGCCGCGTAAGATCCTGAATATTCCAGAGCCGGTGTTCTGGTTTGCCGGGGTAATGGGACTGCTGTTCAGCTCTTTGCTGGCATGGAACCTGACGCGGCCGATGCGTCAACTACGTCTGGGCTTTACCCGCGTATCCAATGGCGATCTTTCCGTACGTCTTTACCCGCAGATGCGTCGTCGCCACGATGAGTTTTCCGTCGTCGCCCGTGATTTCGATGCGATGGTTGAACGCCTTGCTGTGTTGGTGAAGGCGCGTGAAGAGTTGCTGCACGATATTTCGCATGAGCTGCGCTCGCCGCTGGCACGGCTGCAACTGGCGACCGGTCTGGCACGTCAGACGCCGGAGTCGGTTAACGCCTCTCTCGATCGCATCGATGAAGAGGCGCGGCGGCTGGATAAGATGATTGGCGAGCTGCTGACGCTGTCACGGGCCGAAAATGAAAAGATGCCCGATGAGCAATATTTCGATCTACACGGTCTGCTGGAAATGGTCGTTAATGATGCGCGCTATGAGGCGCAGCTGCCTGGCGTAAATATTACGCTGGAGGTCGGGGAAAATGTCGACTATACGGTGAAAGGCAACGCCGAACTGATACGCCGTGCGGTAGAAAATGTGGTGCGTAACGCGCTGCGCTATTCGGTACGAGGGCAGGTGGTCAGAGTGAGCCTGAGGCCTGACGGCCACTGGCTAAGCATTTGTGTGAGCGATAGCGGGCCTGGCGTGGATGCCGATAAGCTCTCCAGCATTTTCGATCCCTTTGTGCGCGTTAACTCACCTATGCAGGGCAAAGGTTACGGTTTGGGATTATCTATCGTGCGTAAGGTGGTGCTGGCGCATCATGGTGAAGTTCAGGCGCTTAACGGGCGTAACGGTGGGTTAGAAATGATTATTCGTCTGCCGCACTGGGAAAACTAG
- the crr gene encoding PTS glucose transporter subunit IIA has translation MGFLSKLFGDKTESASGTIEIVAPLSGEIVNIEDVPDVVFAEKIVGDGIAIKPAGNKMVAPVDGTIGKIFETNHAFSIESDNGIELFVHFGIDTVELKGEGFKRIAEEGQKVKKGDVVIEFDLPLLEEKAKSTLTPVVISNMDEIKELTKLTGQVIVGETPVIRIKK, from the coding sequence ATGGGTTTTTTATCCAAACTTTTTGGCGATAAAACAGAAAGCGCATCTGGCACTATTGAGATCGTCGCCCCGCTGTCTGGTGAGATCGTAAATATCGAAGACGTGCCAGACGTAGTATTTGCGGAAAAAATTGTCGGCGATGGCATCGCGATTAAACCGGCAGGCAATAAAATGGTTGCTCCGGTTGATGGCACCATCGGCAAAATTTTCGAAACCAACCATGCGTTCTCTATCGAATCCGATAACGGCATTGAGCTGTTCGTTCACTTCGGTATCGATACCGTGGAGCTGAAAGGCGAAGGCTTTAAACGCATCGCGGAAGAAGGCCAGAAAGTGAAGAAAGGCGATGTGGTTATTGAGTTTGACCTGCCGCTGCTGGAAGAGAAAGCGAAATCTACCCTGACGCCGGTCGTGATCTCCAATATGGATGAGATCAAAGAGCTGACCAAGCTGACCGGTCAGGTTATTGTTGGCGAAACCCCGGTGATTCGCATTAAAAAATAA
- the ptsI gene encoding phosphoenolpyruvate-protein phosphotransferase PtsI, with the protein MISGILASPGIAFGKALLLKEDEIVINRKKISADQVDQEVARFLEGRGKAAAQLEAIKIKAGETFGEEKEAIFEGHIMLLEDEELEQDIISLIKDEMATADAATHSVIEGQAKALEELDDEYLKERAADVRDIGKRLLQNILGLHIVDLSAIKDEVILVAKDLTPSETAQLNLKKVLGFITDLGGRTSHTSIMARSLELPAIVGTGDVTSRVKNDDYVILDGVNNKVYVNPTAEVIEELKAVHHQYLSEKNELAKLKDLPAITLDGHQVEVGANIGTVRDIPGAERNGAECVGLYRTEFLFMDRDALPTEEEQFQAYKAVAEAMGSQAVIVRTMDIGGDKDLPYMNLPKEENPFLGWRAIRIAMDRKEILHAQLRAILRASAFGKLRIMFPMIISVEEVRFLKAELEMLKAQLREEGKAFDETIEVGIMVETPASAVIARHLAKEVDFFSIGTNDLTQYTLAVDRGNELISHLYNPMTPSVLGLIKQVIDASHAEGKWTGMCGELAGDERATLLLLGMGLDEFSMSAISIPRIKKIIRNTNFEDAKALAEQALAQPTAEELMNLVNKFIEEKTLC; encoded by the coding sequence ATGATTTCAGGCATTTTAGCATCACCGGGTATCGCTTTCGGCAAAGCACTTTTGCTGAAGGAAGATGAAATCGTTATCAACCGGAAGAAAATTTCTGCCGATCAGGTTGATCAGGAAGTTGCTCGTTTTCTTGAAGGTCGTGGTAAAGCCGCTGCACAGCTTGAAGCTATAAAAATTAAAGCTGGCGAGACTTTTGGCGAAGAAAAAGAAGCCATCTTCGAAGGCCACATTATGTTGCTGGAAGATGAAGAGCTGGAACAGGACATCATCAGCCTGATCAAAGATGAAATGGCCACGGCCGATGCCGCAACTCATAGCGTCATTGAAGGTCAGGCTAAAGCACTGGAAGAGCTGGATGATGAATATCTGAAAGAACGTGCTGCCGACGTACGTGATATCGGTAAGCGTCTGCTGCAGAATATTCTTGGCCTGCACATTGTCGATCTGAGTGCGATCAAAGACGAAGTTATTCTGGTTGCCAAAGATTTGACGCCGTCCGAAACCGCACAGCTGAATTTGAAAAAAGTGCTGGGCTTCATTACCGATCTTGGCGGTCGTACTTCACATACGTCTATTATGGCGCGCTCCCTTGAGCTACCTGCCATTGTCGGCACCGGTGACGTCACCAGTCGCGTTAAGAACGATGATTATGTGATTCTGGATGGCGTTAACAATAAAGTTTATGTTAACCCGACTGCTGAAGTCATCGAAGAGCTGAAGGCAGTACATCATCAATATCTGAGCGAGAAAAATGAACTCGCTAAACTGAAAGATCTGCCGGCGATCACGCTGGATGGACATCAGGTAGAAGTGGGCGCTAACATCGGCACCGTGCGTGATATTCCGGGCGCTGAGCGTAACGGCGCAGAGTGTGTTGGCCTGTATCGTACCGAGTTCCTGTTTATGGATCGCGATGCGCTGCCGACCGAAGAAGAACAGTTCCAGGCTTATAAAGCCGTTGCCGAAGCCATGGGCTCTCAGGCAGTGATTGTCCGTACCATGGACATTGGCGGTGATAAAGATCTGCCGTACATGAACCTGCCGAAAGAAGAGAACCCGTTCCTTGGCTGGCGCGCTATCCGTATCGCTATGGATCGCAAAGAAATTCTGCATGCACAGCTGCGTGCTATTCTGCGCGCTTCCGCGTTCGGCAAGCTGCGCATTATGTTCCCGATGATCATTTCCGTGGAAGAAGTGCGCTTCCTGAAAGCAGAGCTGGAGATGTTAAAAGCCCAGCTGCGTGAAGAAGGCAAAGCTTTCGACGAAACCATCGAAGTCGGTATTATGGTGGAAACGCCAGCCTCAGCCGTTATCGCTCGCCACCTGGCGAAAGAGGTCGACTTCTTTAGTATTGGGACAAACGATCTGACGCAGTATACTCTGGCGGTCGATCGCGGTAACGAACTGATTTCGCACCTTTATAACCCAATGACGCCGTCAGTTCTTGGCCTGATTAAGCAGGTAATCGATGCTTCTCACGCCGAAGGCAAGTGGACCGGCATGTGTGGTGAGCTGGCCGGTGATGAACGTGCTACACTACTGTTATTGGGAATGGGGCTGGATGAATTCAGCATGAGTGCCATTTCTATCCCGCGCATCAAGAAGATCATTCGTAACACGAACTTCGAAGATGCGAAGGCATTAGCAGAGCAGGCTCTGGCTCAACCGACCGCGGAAGAGTTGATGAACCTGGTCAACAAGTTCATTGAAGAAAAAACACTCTGCTGA
- the ptsH gene encoding phosphocarrier protein Hpr, producing MFQQEVTITAPNGLHTRPAAQFVKEAKAFASEITVTSNGKSASAKSLFKLQTLGLTQGTVVTLSAEGEDEQQAVEHLVKLMAELE from the coding sequence ATGTTCCAGCAAGAAGTTACCATCACCGCACCTAATGGCCTGCATACTCGTCCGGCTGCTCAGTTTGTTAAAGAAGCAAAAGCTTTTGCCTCAGAAATCACCGTGACGTCTAATGGTAAATCCGCCAGTGCGAAAAGCCTGTTCAAGCTGCAGACTCTGGGCCTGACTCAGGGTACCGTGGTGACGCTGTCCGCTGAAGGTGAAGATGAACAGCAGGCTGTTGAGCATCTGGTTAAACTGATGGCTGAACTCGAGTAA
- the cysK gene encoding cysteine synthase A: MSKIYEDNSLTIGHTPLVRLNRIGNGRILAKVESRNPSFSVKCRIGANMIWDAEKRGILKPGVELVEPTSGNTGIALAYVAAARGYKLTLTMPETMSVERRKLLKALGASLVLTEGAKGMKGAIAKAEEIVASNPDKFLMLQQFSNPANPEIHEKTTGPEIWEDTDGQIDVFISGVGTGGTLTGVTRFIKNTKGKKDLIAVAVEPTDSPVIAQTLAGQEVKPGPHKIQGIGAGFIPGNLDLSLVDQVVAITNEEAISTARRLMDEEGILAGISSGAAVAAALKLQEDEAYANKNIVVILPSSGERYLSTALFADLFTEKELQ, translated from the coding sequence ATGAGTAAGATTTATGAAGACAACTCTTTGACAATCGGTCATACGCCGCTGGTTCGTCTGAACCGCATCGGCAATGGACGCATTCTGGCGAAGGTTGAGTCCCGCAATCCCAGCTTCAGCGTCAAATGCCGTATCGGTGCCAATATGATATGGGACGCTGAAAAGCGCGGGATCCTGAAACCAGGCGTGGAGCTGGTGGAACCTACCAGCGGCAATACCGGGATCGCTCTGGCCTACGTTGCGGCCGCACGTGGCTATAAGTTGACGCTGACCATGCCGGAAACCATGTCCGTTGAACGCCGTAAACTGCTGAAAGCGCTGGGTGCCAGCCTGGTATTAACCGAAGGCGCAAAAGGCATGAAAGGCGCTATTGCTAAAGCAGAAGAGATCGTGGCCAGTAATCCGGACAAATTCCTGATGCTGCAGCAGTTCAGCAATCCGGCTAACCCGGAAATTCATGAGAAAACCACCGGCCCTGAAATCTGGGAAGATACCGATGGACAGATTGATGTCTTTATTTCCGGTGTCGGCACCGGCGGCACGCTGACCGGCGTTACCCGCTTCATTAAAAATACCAAAGGCAAAAAAGATCTGATCGCCGTGGCGGTTGAACCTACTGATTCACCGGTTATCGCTCAAACGTTGGCCGGGCAAGAAGTTAAACCCGGTCCGCATAAAATTCAGGGCATCGGCGCTGGTTTTATTCCGGGCAACCTGGATCTTAGTCTGGTGGATCAGGTTGTGGCCATCACAAATGAAGAGGCGATTTCCACTGCCCGACGTCTGATGGATGAAGAAGGGATTCTGGCTGGCATCTCTTCCGGTGCAGCCGTGGCCGCCGCGCTTAAATTGCAGGAAGACGAAGCTTACGCCAATAAAAATATTGTGGTAATCCTGCCCTCTTCCGGCGAGCGTTATCTGAGTACTGCCCTGTTTGCCGATCTTTTTACTGAAAAAGAACTGCAATAG
- the cysZ gene encoding sulfate transporter CysZ — protein MATVQPTSYNGIHYFAQGWKLIRLPGIRRFVVIPLLINIILLGGAFTWLFYRLNEWIPRLMSHVPDWLQWLSYLLWPLTVLSIVLVFSYFFSTIANWVAAPFCGLLAEQLEGRLTGHPLPDSGWLALVKDIPRIMKREWQKLAWYLPRALGLLLLYFIPGFGQTVAPVLWFLFSAWMLAIQYCDYPFDNHKVSFQKMLGALRQHKTANMQFGALVSLFTMIPLLNLAIMPVAVCGATAMWVDRYRQQLAMPAVRSAEVKQVTSR, from the coding sequence ATGGCTACGGTTCAACCCACGTCTTACAATGGTATTCACTACTTCGCTCAGGGCTGGAAATTGATTCGCCTGCCGGGCATTCGCCGTTTCGTTGTTATCCCCCTGCTGATCAATATTATTCTGCTCGGCGGCGCTTTTACCTGGCTGTTTTATCGGCTTAACGAATGGATCCCCCGGCTGATGTCGCATGTGCCTGACTGGTTACAATGGTTAAGCTATCTGCTCTGGCCGCTTACAGTGCTTTCGATCGTGCTGGTGTTTAGCTACTTTTTTTCTACTATTGCGAACTGGGTCGCCGCGCCCTTTTGCGGTCTGCTGGCGGAACAGCTCGAAGGACGACTTACCGGACACCCGCTGCCCGATAGCGGCTGGCTGGCGCTGGTAAAAGATATTCCGCGCATCATGAAGCGCGAATGGCAGAAGCTCGCCTGGTATTTGCCGCGCGCGTTGGGATTGCTGTTGCTTTACTTTATTCCTGGTTTCGGCCAAACCGTTGCGCCGGTATTGTGGTTTCTGTTCAGCGCCTGGATGCTGGCTATTCAGTACTGTGACTATCCTTTTGATAATCATAAGGTCAGTTTTCAGAAAATGCTCGGTGCGCTGCGCCAGCACAAAACCGCTAATATGCAGTTCGGCGCGTTGGTAAGCCTGTTTACCATGATCCCGCTGCTTAATCTGGCGATTATGCCGGTCGCGGTCTGCGGCGCGACGGCGATGTGGGTTGATCGCTATCGCCAGCAGTTAGCTATGCCTGCGGTTCGCTCAGCGGAAGTTAAACAGGTTACCAGCCGCTGA
- the zipA gene encoding cell division protein ZipA, with translation MMQDLRLILIVVGAIAIIALLLHGLWTSRKERSSVFRDRPHKRLKQDQEDNLTEEDTQGVGDVRVRRTPTKSSHNEPSFDGFTAEDEEPAPRPAARKPQPTPTAVPVVPQPERDPLFDAEPSAAVDDDAFEPHPQSERQPTVSRTQQPASRTQQPAPARPVEAPLQQPADPLLDDEPQWRDDDEPVMNVESDAPAAPAAAEPVSQSREEARRKETVLVLHVAAHAGGELNGESLLQGILQAGFQFGEMNIFHRHLSPAGSGPVLFSLANMVKPGSFNPDAMSDFSTPGVSMFMMVPSYGDPHQNFKLMLQSAQRIADDVGGVVLDDERRMMTPQKLETYKARIRDVVEANA, from the coding sequence ATGATGCAGGATTTGCGTCTGATATTAATCGTTGTTGGTGCGATCGCCATAATAGCGCTGCTGCTTCACGGGCTGTGGACCAGCCGTAAAGAGCGCTCATCTGTGTTTCGTGATCGCCCGCACAAGCGTTTAAAGCAGGATCAAGAAGATAACCTGACCGAAGAAGACACCCAGGGTGTGGGTGACGTTCGGGTCCGACGAACGCCGACAAAATCTTCACATAATGAACCTTCTTTTGATGGGTTTACTGCAGAAGACGAAGAGCCCGCGCCACGTCCTGCTGCGCGTAAGCCGCAACCGACACCTACGGCGGTGCCTGTTGTTCCCCAGCCGGAACGCGATCCGCTGTTTGATGCCGAACCTTCCGCTGCGGTTGATGATGACGCTTTTGAGCCGCATCCGCAAAGCGAGCGGCAGCCGACCGTTTCACGTACGCAGCAGCCTGCGTCACGTACGCAGCAGCCCGCGCCTGCGCGTCCGGTTGAAGCGCCGTTACAGCAGCCTGCCGATCCTCTACTGGATGATGAACCGCAGTGGCGTGATGATGATGAACCGGTAATGAACGTTGAAAGCGATGCGCCAGCGGCACCTGCAGCCGCAGAGCCTGTATCGCAATCGCGTGAAGAAGCGCGTCGCAAAGAGACGGTACTGGTGCTGCATGTCGCTGCTCACGCTGGCGGCGAGCTGAACGGCGAAAGCCTGCTGCAGGGCATTTTGCAGGCAGGCTTCCAGTTTGGCGAAATGAACATTTTCCATCGTCATTTAAGCCCGGCCGGAAGCGGCCCGGTGCTGTTTAGTCTGGCCAATATGGTGAAGCCGGGATCGTTCAATCCTGATGCAATGTCAGACTTTTCAACGCCAGGCGTTTCTATGTTTATGATGGTGCCTTCCTATGGCGATCCGCATCAAAACTTTAAGTTAATGCTGCAGTCGGCGCAGCGCATCGCTGATGATGTTGGCGGCGTGGTGCTGGATGATGAGCGTCGGATGATGACGCCGCAAAAACTGGAAACCTATAAGGCGCGGATCCGCGACGTAGTTGAGGCGAACGCCTGA
- the ligA gene encoding NAD-dependent DNA ligase LigA: MESVQEKITELRTTLRHHEYLYHVLDAPEVPDAEYDRLMRELRALEEQHPDLITPDSPTQRVGAAPLTAFEQVRHEVPMLSLDNVFDEAGYLAFNKRVQDRLKSSDDITFCCELKLDGLAVSLLYENGLLVRAATRGDGTTGENITANVRTIRAIPLRLKGDNIPARLEVRGEVFMNQVGFEKLNAEARRTGGKIFANPRNAAAGSLRQLDPRITARRPLTFFCYGIGLVEGGELPHSHWERLQQFKAWGLPVSDRIRLHHSANEVLDFYHQVERDRPQLGFDIDGVVIKVDSQELQERLGFVARAPRWAIAFKFPAQEQLTRVRDVEFQVGRTGAITPVARLEPVQVAGVMVSNATLHNADEIARLGLRIGDRVVIRRAGDVIPQVVNVVESERPDDTQEITFPSHCPVCGSDVERVEGEAVTRCTGGLICGAQRKEALKHFVSRRAMDVEGMGDKIIDQLVEKEYVKTPADLFRLSAGLLTGLDRMGPKSAQNIVDALNKAKATTLPRFLYALGIREVGEATAVNLANHFGSLEKIMDADLDALIAVQDVGKIVASHVRNFMEEESNREVIRQLVEDIGIHWPEITLVNVEELDNPFAGKTLVLTGSLSIMSRDEAKERLTALGAKVSGSVSKKTDLVIAGEAAGSKLAKAQELGIEVIDEAEMIRLLDSQNG, translated from the coding sequence ATGGAATCCGTACAAGAAAAAATCACCGAGCTGCGAACCACGCTTCGTCATCATGAATATCTCTATCATGTGCTGGATGCGCCGGAAGTTCCCGATGCGGAATATGACCGCCTGATGCGCGAACTGCGTGCGCTGGAAGAGCAGCATCCCGATTTAATCACGCCTGATTCACCCACCCAACGCGTGGGTGCCGCGCCGTTAACCGCTTTTGAACAGGTACGTCATGAAGTGCCGATGCTGTCGCTGGATAACGTTTTCGACGAGGCGGGCTATCTGGCGTTCAATAAGCGCGTCCAGGATCGGCTGAAGAGCAGCGATGATATTACTTTTTGCTGCGAGCTAAAGCTGGATGGCCTGGCAGTGAGTTTGCTGTATGAAAATGGCCTGCTGGTGCGTGCCGCTACCCGTGGCGACGGAACGACCGGTGAAAATATCACGGCCAATGTGCGCACCATCCGCGCGATTCCGCTGCGTCTTAAAGGCGATAATATTCCTGCACGGCTGGAAGTGCGTGGCGAAGTGTTTATGAATCAGGTGGGATTTGAAAAGCTAAACGCCGAAGCGCGCCGCACCGGTGGCAAAATTTTTGCCAACCCGCGTAATGCGGCAGCGGGATCGCTGCGCCAGCTTGATCCCCGGATTACCGCCAGGCGTCCGCTGACCTTCTTCTGCTACGGCATCGGTCTGGTAGAGGGCGGAGAGCTGCCGCACAGTCACTGGGAACGCTTGCAGCAGTTTAAAGCCTGGGGGCTCCCGGTCAGCGATCGTATTCGTCTTCATCACAGCGCTAATGAAGTACTGGATTTTTATCATCAGGTAGAGCGCGATCGTCCTCAACTTGGCTTTGATATTGATGGCGTGGTTATCAAGGTTGATTCGCAGGAGCTGCAGGAACGTCTGGGTTTTGTGGCGCGCGCGCCACGCTGGGCAATTGCGTTTAAATTCCCGGCGCAGGAGCAGCTTACGCGCGTACGTGACGTAGAGTTTCAGGTTGGTCGTACCGGCGCAATAACACCGGTAGCACGTCTGGAGCCGGTACAGGTTGCAGGCGTTATGGTCAGCAACGCAACGTTGCATAATGCCGATGAGATCGCTCGCCTTGGCCTGCGAATTGGCGATCGCGTGGTTATCCGCCGTGCGGGTGATGTGATACCGCAGGTGGTCAATGTAGTGGAATCAGAGCGCCCTGACGATACGCAAGAAATTACTTTCCCCAGCCACTGCCCGGTTTGCGGTTCGGACGTAGAGCGAGTGGAAGGCGAGGCGGTAACCCGCTGCACTGGCGGCCTGATTTGCGGCGCGCAGCGTAAAGAGGCGCTGAAGCATTTTGTCTCGCGTCGTGCGATGGATGTCGAGGGCATGGGCGATAAAATCATCGATCAGCTGGTGGAAAAAGAGTATGTGAAAACGCCCGCCGATCTGTTCCGCCTCAGCGCCGGTCTGCTGACCGGTCTGGATCGCATGGGGCCGAAATCGGCGCAAAACATTGTCGATGCGCTTAATAAGGCGAAAGCCACTACCTTGCCGCGTTTTCTCTATGCGTTAGGCATTCGTGAAGTTGGTGAAGCGACGGCGGTGAACCTGGCAAATCATTTCGGCTCGCTGGAAAAGATCATGGATGCCGATCTGGATGCGCTGATTGCCGTGCAGGATGTGGGCAAGATTGTCGCTTCCCACGTGCGCAATTTTATGGAAGAAGAGAGCAACCGTGAAGTTATCCGCCAGCTGGTCGAGGATATTGGTATCCACTGGCCAGAAATTACCCTGGTGAATGTCGAAGAGCTGGACAATCCGTTTGCCGGTAAAACCCTGGTGCTGACCGGCTCGCTGAGTATTATGTCACGCGATGAGGCGAAAGAGCGTTTAACCGCGCTGGGAGCCAAAGTTAGCGGTAGCGTATCAAAGAAAACCGATTTGGTGATCGCGGGCGAAGCGGCAGGTTCCAAGCTGGCTAAGGCGCAGGAGCTGGGAATCGAGGTCATTGATGAAGCGGAAATGATCCGCCTGCTGGATAGCCAGAATGGATAA